The genomic DNA CGGCACGGCAGTGCACCGCCACTGATGTCCGAGGCCGACGTGACCTTCGCGCAGATGATGATGGCCCACCACCAGCAGGCGATTACCATCTGCGACTTGCTCAGCGCCGACGCCACCCCCGAAATACGCACGCTCGCAGACCAAATCAGACTTCAGCAGCAGGCCGAGGTCGGCACCATGGTCGGATGGTTGCAGCTGGCCGAGGAGCCCCTCAACCCCACGGCGCCCACAGCGGCCACCGGGCACGGCATGTCTCATCACCATGACACCGGACAGCCCACCGGCATGCAGATGGGTATGGCGTCCCCCGATGAATTGGGCCGCCTTCGGCGCGCAAGCGGCCGCGCCAACGAAGCGTTGTTTCTCCAGTTGATGACCCGCCATCACCAGGGCGGCGCCGAGATGGCCTTCGACGAAACCCGCGATGGCTCCAACAAGGCGATCCGGCGTACGGCTCTGGCTATGGTCAGCGAGCAGACGCAGGAGATCCAGCTCATGGAGCACCTGATGAAATCGCGGGAGGCCACACCGCTGCCGTATCCGTGAGGCGGAAGCGCTAACCCCAGTAGGAGAAGTTGCAGACGGGCTTCACCTCGGTCTTGAACGACACCAGTTTGTCGCCGTCCATCGTGATTGTGCAAGTGAGCGTGGCACTTCCGCCATCGGCGGCAACCTCTGACTCCACCTCCTCATAGACGGAGTACTGCTTTTCCCACGGCAGCGTCACGTTCGATTCGGTTTGCTCGGCACCGCCGTTGATCCGGTAACGGATCGTCACCGGGGCGGATCCACCGAGGACCTTCATGAACGCCGTACCCACCGGCGCCCCGGTCGGCTCCGCCGCCTTGGGCGACTCGGTCGTCGTACGAGCCGGTTCGGTCGAGGCGCTGTCGGACGCCACAGCGCTGGTGGTTTTCGCCACCGGGGTTCCTGCGGTCGTCGTGCATCCCGCGGCCACCGCCGCGGCCGACACGACACTGATGGTTACCCCGGCGAGACCCGTGAGCGGATGCATACCTGAGATTACGACGCGGGGGTGGGACCGGATCGCTTATCTCGACAAGTGATTCCCCACCGGGCCCGATCCCCGCCCAGTCGGTCAGGACGCGATCAGATCATCGATCTGGTTGATCGCCGACGAAGCGCCTTCGACCACACCCATGTCCAGGACCTGCTGAAGCGCTTCGGCGGACTCGTAGGTACTCACGTAGACGGCACGGGTCCCGCCGTTGTGCTCGGCAAAGGTATAGACGTTCTTGGAGACCGGCATCTCGGGGTTCGGGTTGAAGTCCTGGTCGGCGAATCCGTCGTCGAAGGCGAAGCTACTCGGTTCGTCGACGGCGGTGATCTCCCAGTAGCCCGCGTGCTTGTCGCCCTCCGGGCCGGTCATGAAGTAGGTGACGCGGCCGCCGGGTGTGAGGCTGTGGTCGACCACGGTGGCCGGGTAGGTCGGCGGCCCCCACACCTTTTCCAGCTGACGCGGGTCGGCGTACACCTGCCAGATGCGCTGCACCGGCGCCGCGAAGTCGGCGGTGATGGTCAGTGTCAGTTTGTCGAGGTCGTGTTGAACGTCGGTCACGGGCATGGGTCAGTCCTCCTTGGGATCGGATGCGATCAGTTCATCGATGCGTGCGATGCGTCCACGCCAAACCTGTTCCAGCTCAGTCAACATGGACGCCACCGACCGCACTGCCTCCACGTCACCGCT from Mycobacterium sp. DL440 includes the following:
- a CDS encoding DUF305 domain-containing protein is translated as MSASVPARIFGAAVVIAAAAFLGAFGESHRHGSAPPLMSEADVTFAQMMMAHHQQAITICDLLSADATPEIRTLADQIRLQQQAEVGTMVGWLQLAEEPLNPTAPTAATGHGMSHHHDTGQPTGMQMGMASPDELGRLRRASGRANEALFLQLMTRHHQGGAEMAFDETRDGSNKAIRRTALAMVSEQTQEIQLMEHLMKSREATPLPYP
- a CDS encoding SRPBCC domain-containing protein; its protein translation is MPVTDVQHDLDKLTLTITADFAAPVQRIWQVYADPRQLEKVWGPPTYPATVVDHSLTPGGRVTYFMTGPEGDKHAGYWEITAVDEPSSFAFDDGFADQDFNPNPEMPVSKNVYTFAEHNGGTRAVYVSTYESAEALQQVLDMGVVEGASSAINQIDDLIAS